Below is a window of bacterium DNA.
ATCAATCTGCTCCTTGAGGGATTCCAGCCTGGCATTACCTTTCATCAGCTGACGCTCCGCGCGGCGTTCCGCGTCGCGCAGAATGACCGCGGCTTCCCTTCGTGCTTCGTCGAGGATGGCTTTCCGTTCCTGTTCGACTTTGTACGACATGGCAGCGGCACTGGCTTCAGCCTGCCCGACCATCTTGGTGGACGCGGCTTTCATTTCGGTCAGCATGCCCCGGACCTTGCTCTCCAGTTCACGCGAGTGTTCGAGCTGGGATTCAAGCTGGAGGATTTCCGCACGCAGTGCCCCGTTTTCGTCAATCATGGCGACGAGGTCTTCCGCAAGTAACTGCAGGTATGCCCGCACTTCCTCAGGTTTCCAGCCTTTACGGACGGTGGAAAACGATTTGCCTGCTATGGTTTCCGCGTTCACAAGCTTACCTCATTCTCTGGGTCCAAAAATTGCGCTGCCGATACGCACGATGGTGGCCCCTTCCTCGATGGCGACCTCAAAATCATTGGTCATTCCCATGGAAAGCTCAACCATGTCCCCGTTGCCGTATTCCTGTACGATGCGTTCGCGCAGCGCACGAAGCCGCTGAAAAGCAGGGCGTACAAGTTCCGGGTCATCCACGAATTCGGCGACTGTCATCAGTCCTCGCAAACGCACGGAAGTCAGGGGAAGTATTTCGTTCACCGCTGCAAAAGCGGTTTCGGCGGTAAATCCGAATTTGGATTCTTCCCCGCTCGTGTTGACTTCGAGAAGGATATCGGTCATGCATCCAGCGGAGGCGGATCGGCGATCGATTTCCTTCGCCAGATCCACACTGTCAACCGAATGGATCATTGCCACCTCACCTACCAGGTATTTCACCTTGTTGCGCTGCAGATGCCCGATCATGTGGAGGTGGTGCGGCGCAAGTGCATCCTTCTTGCGGAGGTACTCCTGCACGCGGTTTTCACCAATTTCCAGGATGCCCGTCTGCAGAAGTTCATTGACGGTCTCGGGTGGCTGCGTTTTCGTCACCGCCACGAGAGTGACCTCCTGCAGGCTGCGTCCTGCCCTTTCGCAGGCGTCGGCCATGCGCTTTTCGATATGCCGAATTCGCTCTGCTACCATAAACAGATGAATATATTCTCCGAACCCCTAATATCCAAAGTGAAACGGCGTCCCACAGCCCGGCCCGGCCGCATCGCTGCAAGTGCGGATCGCGCATCTCGCACCTGTGTACCGCGCAGAAAAACCGGGTTACCACTTTGAATATGTATTGAGATATTCATACTTTCATCCGTCCGGCCAATAAAAACATATGTGACTATGAACGTCACATTGCACAGGAGTAAAAGGGAATGAATGATTTCAAGGTACCCCCCACGGTTATCTACGATGTGACAACAGTTGGCGAAGCGATGGTGGAATTGCGCGCCGAAGATACAACGCTGCCTGAGGCAGGACAGTTTACCAGGCGTATCAGTGGTTCCGCCGCGATGATCGCGATATACTATAACATGCTCGGAGGAAAGAGCAACTGTATCGCCTCGGTCGGAGCAGACGCGCTCGGCACCTTCGTGCAGAATACCCTGCGCCAGCACAAGGTCAACGCGACTTCGATGCAGTTTTCGCGCGACCATCAGACAAGCCTGCTTTTCACAGCACGATCGGGCCGAATCCTGCAGAGTGCGTATTACCGTCTGGCAGAATGGCAGCTGCATAACACCAAGGAGCATGTTGCCCTCGCGCAGAGTTCACGCATCGTTCACGGAAGCGGATTCTGCCTGTGGAAACATCCCGCGCGTCACAGCGTTTTTGAAATTCTCCGACTGAGCAAGAAGTTCGAGAGCACGACGGTGCTGCAGCCGAAATACGAGCCGGCACTCTGGCGCAACAGGAATGACGCCCAGAATACCATAAAGAAAACGCTGCAGTTCGCGGACATTCTCACGCCTACCATCGATGATGCGGAACATCTGTTCGGGAAAGGAAATCGTGAAGATTACCTCAAGCAGTACCATGAGATGGGTGCGGAGAAAGTGATCATGACCATGGGCAAGCATGGAGCACTGGTCTCGGATGGCAGCAAAGTCGTGCGTGTGCCGGCTGTGGAGGCGGAGGTCGTCGATCCCGCAGGTGTGCATGACGCCTGGCATGCCGGACTTTATTATGCGATGAACAACGGCAAGCCTCTGACGAACGCCACGTATTTCGCCAACGCCGTCTCGGCATTCGTCCTTGGTCAGCAGGGTGCATTGATCGATCTGCCCGCGCCGGGTGAGATCACACAGCAGCTGCTCGACAAAGCATTCGAGGATGTCTGATCAGTTTTCCCCTTCCCCTTCTGCGGGCAGCGTTTCCGACAGAAACGTGACAGGCAATGCGAGCGCCTGTTCCAGCCTGGCAAGATAATTCTTGCGCGAAACTTCAAACGCTCCGAGTCGCGTCAGATGCGGTGTGCTGTACTGCACATCGAGAAGCGGCATGCCCTGCCGCAGCATCTGTTCGCAGAGAGCGGCAAGTGCGACTTTGGAGGCATCCCGCTGCGTAAAAAACATGGATTCCCCGAAAAACGCCCCTCCCAAACTGACACCATAGAGCCCCCCCGCCAGCTGTTCATCTCTCCACGCCTCCACTGAGTGCGCCAATCCGCGCTCATGCAGCGCGCAATAGCTGCGGATGATGTCTTCGGAAATCCACGTATCATCCCTTGCCGCGCATGCACGCATCACCTGTTCGAAATCACGGTTTATGTGGATGTGGTAGCGGCCGGAGCGGATGATTTTACCGAGGGAATGAGAGATATGCAGTCCTTCAGGCTCGATAATACATCGGGGGTCAGGACTGAAAAGCATAATGGGGCCATCTCTCCCATCGGCCATCGGGAAGATTCCGGCCGCATACATGCCAAGAAGTTCTTCGGGGGGAATGACGGGCATGATCAGTTCTCCTGCTCGTCGTCCAGCTCTTCCTTCAGTTTCTGCAGGGTTTTTATCGAAGACACACCCATGGCCCGCGCCAGACTGTCGAGCGACTTGCCGGATTGCAGGGCGTTGGCAGCGTAAGTGTTGCGGAGCATGGAAGGAGTGATATCCGGCAGTCCCGCAGTCTTCCCCACGCGCTTGACAAGCTGGTCGACTGCCTGCTGCGTCAGCGGGTTTCCTTCATAGGTGATGAAGAGTGGCTCCTTGCGCAGACGCTTGGCCATCACGGAGACGCCGCGCCATCGCATGAACTGCCGCAGCGCATTCTGTGCACGTGTGGAGAGATAGACGAAACGCGTGGTTTTCCCACGCTGTCCCTTGATAAACACGCGTCCCTCGCGCGGAGTGAGATGAACATCCCCTACCGTCATCCCGCAGAGCTCGCTCGACCGCAGTCCGCTATGCAGCAGCAGCAGTATGACCGCCCCCTCGAGTGGACCCGGATTTCGTTCCGCCGTGCGCGCGAGCAGCAGGGCATCCTTCCGCTGCAAAACGGTCGGTGCGCGCGGTTCGGCGGATATGCCGCTGATCTCCGCGGCTGGATTGCGCTGCATCAGCGACTGCACGACACAGTATTCGAAAAACTGACGCAACGCGGTGATTTTCCGGTTCACCGACGCAGGTGAGGAATTTCGTGTAAGAAGAAAAGTCCTGTAATCCTGGATGTCGCTGCGTGTCAGTTCCGCCAGCATGAACTGGTCGCCGAACGAACTCCTGCTCCACTGCATGAACTGCTTGAGGTCATTTGCGTAGGAGCGGATGGTGTTCTGATGCTTCCCCTGCTCTGCGAGGTACTTCTGAAACGCTTCGCGTATATGTTGGAGACTGTCTTCGCCCATGTGTGACAGTGGTAATAACCGTCCTGTTTCACTTAAGTCAATCATGAAATATGCTGGGTTGAGGCGACAAAAACAATTCAGAGATGAGCGACCTCAGCGAAAGGCCGTGAAACCCGCCATAACTCCCTGTACTACAGGGGTTTTCCGGCATTCTTCGCTTTCAAAAATCCCCGTTTTTTCGTACCTTTTGATGATATATGTTTTCCCTTTTCCATCGTGATAACACGCATGTCAACCTCCTCTGAAAAAATCCTTCGTGTCAGTATCGAAGACGAGCTCAAGAGCTCGTATATAGATTATTCAATGTCCGTCATCGTATCCCGCGCCATCCCGGATGTGCGTGACGGGCTCAAGCCCGTTCACCGGCGCATCCTCTACGGGATGAGCGAACTCGGCCTGACACCGAACCGCGGCTACAAGAAATCGGCGCGTATCGTCGGTGAAGTGCTCGGTAAGTACCACCCCCACGGCGACAGCGCTGTCTACGACACCATGGTACGCATGGTGCAGGACTTCTCCCTGCGCTACCCGCTGGTACAGGGTCAGGGAAACTTCGGATCCGTCGACGGAGATTCCGCGGCGGCCATGCGTTACACTGAGGCGCGCATGGCACCGATCGCTATGGAAATGCTGCGCGACCTTGAGAAAGACACCGTCGATTTTGCATCCAATTTTGACGATTCACTGCAGGAACCGCGCGTCCTTCCCACACTGCTTCCCACCATGCTGCTCAATGGCGCCGGTGGTATCGCCGTCGGTATGGCCACGAATATCCCGCCCCACAACCTCACGGAAATCGTGACCGGCCTTCTGGCGCTGATCGAGAATCCCGAGTTGGGTCCTGAAGATCTGATGAAGCATGTCACCGCGCCGGATTTCCCGACCGGCGGCATCATTTTCGGCTACCAGGGCGTGCAGGATGCATATCTGACCGGTCGCGGCAAGATGATCGTACGCGGCAGGGCCAATGTGGAGACGCTGAAGAACGGACGTGAAAACGTCATCATCAGCGAACTCCCCTACCAGGTCAACAAGGCCAACCTCATCGAGAAAACTGCCGATCTGGTAAAAGCCGGAAAAATCGACGGTATCAGCAATATCCGTGACGAATCCGATCGTGACGGCATGCGCATCGTCATCGAGATCAAACGCGATGGCAATCCCGAAGTCGTTCTCAACAACATGTACCGTCACACGCAGATGCAGGTGACCTTCGGGGCCATCATGCTCGCGCTCGTCGACGGACGTCCGAAAGTGCTGACGCTCAAGGAAATGATGCAGCATTTTCTCGACTTCAGGCACGAAGTCGTCGTACGCCGTACGAAGTTTGAATTGGCCGAGGCGGAGCGGCGCGCGCACATTCTCGAGGGATATATCATCGCGCTCGACAACATCGACGAGGTGATCGAAACCATCAAGAAATCACGCGACGTCAATTCGGCCCGCAGCAACCTGATGAAAAAGTTCAAGCTGAGTGAAATTCAGGCCAAGGCGATTCTGGACATGCGCCTGCAGCGGCTGACCGGGCTCGAGCGCAAGAAAATCGAGGACGAGTACAAGGAAACCATCAAGCTCATCAACTATCTGCGCGGCATCCTCGACAACACACAGCTGCGCTGGCAGCTGATTGGCGACGAACTCCGTCAGCTGCGAGACAAGTACGGTGATGAGCGCCGCACAGAGATCATCTACGATTACGCGGATTTCCGTCTCGAAGATATGATCGCGGAAGAAGACGTGGTCATCACCATCAGCCACCAGGGCTTTATCAAGCGCACTCCCCTGAGCACGTACAGGCGGCAGGGACGCGGCGGCAAGGGAGTCGCCGGCTCCGCCAACCGGGAAGACGATTTCGTCGAGCACATGTTCATCGCCTCGACGCATCATTACATCCTCTTCTTTACCGACAAGGGGCGCTGCTACTGGCTGAAGGTGTTCGAGGTACCGGAAGGCGGCCGTACCGCAAGGGGACGCGCAATCATCAATCTCATCAGCAAACAGAAAGATGAAAACGTCGCCGCATTCCTCACCGTAAAGGAATTCACCGACAACGAATACATCATGATGGTGACGTCCAAGGGAACCGTGAAGAAAACCGTGCTCAGTGCCTACGGCAATCCGCGTTCCACAGGCATCATCGCCATCAACCTGTCGAAGGATGACAACCTCATCGATGCGAAAATCACTGACGGGAAAAACGACATTCTCGTCGCCACACGTCAGGGACAGGCCATCCGCTTCAACGAAGACGATGTGCGCGACATGGGCCGCAGTGCGACCGGTGTCCGGGGCATTTCCCTCGCGAAAAAAGATGTCGTCATCGGGATGATCGTCGGACGCGCCAACGGGAACGTCCTTGTCGTCAGCGAAAATGGCTATGGAAAACGCAGTGAAGTGGCCTCGTACCGCCTCACGAAACGCGGCGGCAAAGGTGTGATTACGATGAATGTCACATCGAAAACCGGCCCTGTCATTTCCATTAAGGAAGTCTCGGATCAGGACGATATCGTCATCATCACGGAAAAGGGCCTGGTGATTCGACAGCATGTGCGGAAGATCCGCGTCATGGGACGCAACACGCAGGGCGTCCGTCTCATTCATCTCCGCGAAGGAGATTCCATCGCCGACGTCGCCCGTGTCGCAGCCGATCAGGATATCGACAACAAGAATGCAGAGATCGTCGAACCTGAACAATAGTTGCTTTTCGAGTCAGGATCTATGCCGCGTAACTTCGAGAATAGTGCGAACTCGCGGACTCTAACCCCGCGATGATGAACGTGGTAGGAAGGAAGCATTATAGAGTTTTAGGAGCTTAATCCTGACTAACTATTGACTTTTTTCCCGTTCATGACTAGGTTTTGGATATTCCAAACACAGAGGGCCCCGATTCTGGAGCTTTTCCGCATCATATTCCGGCTTTGTTCTCTAAAGAAGATCATTGAGTCCTCGTCCCCAACGACGAGTCTTCCATAGTTGAGAGGTGTCCATGAACCGTCTTCGAGTTACGCTCACTGTCAGCATGCTCACACTGCTCCTGTTTCCGTTGCTCGCGCATGCGCAGACCAAGGACAATTCGATTGAAGCATCCTGGGAGCGCGCTTCGTCGACTCCTCCACGCGAGACCCGCGTTCAGCCTGCCCCTCCTGCGCCTGTAGAGCGCAGTGAAGGACTGAAGTATGAAGACACCGCCTGGGATGCCAGCCGCAGTGAGAAATCGCGTCCCTGGCCCAAGCTGACTTCATCTTCCACCGCGAAGGAATATTTCGACGCGAACGCCGCCGTGATAGATTCCCTTTCGCATCTTTACTGTCTCTCTTCGAATTACATCAGCACGCTGCGCATCCGCAACCAGCAGGCCATGCAGGATCGCGATCCGCAGCTCGATGAGTTCGATTATGAAGAGGGACAACAACCCGTTCCTTCCGCCGACGCCCGCATGTCCGTGCAGGCGCTGCACAAGGAACTGATGCAGCTGCTCGAACGCTGTCTCGTCGGCCGCTGATCTCCCACAATCGTGAACAACACTGCCACACATATCAGGAGCCTGCACATGAAACACCTTATCCGTTCATTCCTCGTCATCCTGTTGCTGCTTCCCATCGTCAACGGATGCCAGCCGATTGTTTCGGAGAACGAGAACAACTGGATCACCTATGAGGTGCGTGAAGGTCTGGATTACAACGAGGCCTGGCGCGTTGTGGTAGATGCGCTGCTGACGCGCGGCTACCAGTTTGAGACCCTGTCGAAGGATGACGGGTACATGAAGACGGAATATCTCCATGAGACCGTGGAATCGCAGGGTGTGGAAATACGCACGCGCGTCTCCGTCAAGTTCACTTATGGCCGTCGCACGGTGCGAATCAAGGTGGACGAAGATTATCTGATTGGCTACAAGGAACCCGGGGTGGATATTCCCCGTGTCGCAGATCTGAAGGTCGAACTGCGTGACCGTCTGCTCTAAGCAGGCCCGGCGATCAGGAATCCAATCCATCCAAATCCGGAGGCCCATATGAACACTCACACTGCAGCATATCCCCGCCCGACCGGCAAGCGCGGAAAGGCAGGCTGGGTGATTGTGGCGGTAATGAGTCTGTTGCTGCTCACGCCCTCGCATTCACAGGCCCAGGGCAGAGCGTTGCTGGATATTGCCCGACAGAGCATCGTGCAGATCCCTGACGGCATGACCAGTCTCAACATGTCCATTTACGGCGTCACGCTGGGCATGCCCTGGGGTGAAGCGCGGAATATTCTCGACCGAAACAACGTGCCCTACATATTCCAGAAAGGCACGTCACCCGTGGTCTACGTCCCACCGACGAACTCCACCTATTATTTCATCCTGAATCCGAGTTCCTACGGCGTCATCGAAATGGGCATTATCGGTACGGCGGATCTTCCGCTCGATAACCAGTACCTGTTCGACGGCCACCGATGGCGGCTGACAACGGCACGCACGCAGTTCTTCGGCAACGAGGGCGAATATGTCGTCAACGAGGAAGGCGAAATGTACAACTTCCCGTTCCACGGCTTCGTGCTGAAATACCTGACGCCGGAAAACTTCCGCTTCGTCATGGTCGCTCCAACGAATTCACCGCTTACCACCTACGGGAAGAATCTGCGTCCGGAGGCTCA
It encodes the following:
- a CDS encoding tyrosine-type recombinase/integrase, giving the protein MIDLSETGRLLPLSHMGEDSLQHIREAFQKYLAEQGKHQNTIRSYANDLKQFMQWSRSSFGDQFMLAELTRSDIQDYRTFLLTRNSSPASVNRKITALRQFFEYCVVQSLMQRNPAAEISGISAEPRAPTVLQRKDALLLARTAERNPGPLEGAVILLLLHSGLRSSELCGMTVGDVHLTPREGRVFIKGQRGKTTRFVYLSTRAQNALRQFMRWRGVSVMAKRLRKEPLFITYEGNPLTQQAVDQLVKRVGKTAGLPDITPSMLRNTYAANALQSGKSLDSLARAMGVSSIKTLQKLKEELDDEQEN
- the gyrA gene encoding DNA gyrase subunit A; translation: MSTSSEKILRVSIEDELKSSYIDYSMSVIVSRAIPDVRDGLKPVHRRILYGMSELGLTPNRGYKKSARIVGEVLGKYHPHGDSAVYDTMVRMVQDFSLRYPLVQGQGNFGSVDGDSAAAMRYTEARMAPIAMEMLRDLEKDTVDFASNFDDSLQEPRVLPTLLPTMLLNGAGGIAVGMATNIPPHNLTEIVTGLLALIENPELGPEDLMKHVTAPDFPTGGIIFGYQGVQDAYLTGRGKMIVRGRANVETLKNGRENVIISELPYQVNKANLIEKTADLVKAGKIDGISNIRDESDRDGMRIVIEIKRDGNPEVVLNNMYRHTQMQVTFGAIMLALVDGRPKVLTLKEMMQHFLDFRHEVVVRRTKFELAEAERRAHILEGYIIALDNIDEVIETIKKSRDVNSARSNLMKKFKLSEIQAKAILDMRLQRLTGLERKKIEDEYKETIKLINYLRGILDNTQLRWQLIGDELRQLRDKYGDERRTEIIYDYADFRLEDMIAEEDVVITISHQGFIKRTPLSTYRRQGRGGKGVAGSANREDDFVEHMFIASTHHYILFFTDKGRCYWLKVFEVPEGGRTARGRAIINLISKQKDENVAAFLTVKEFTDNEYIMMVTSKGTVKKTVLSAYGNPRSTGIIAINLSKDDNLIDAKITDGKNDILVATRQGQAIRFNEDDVRDMGRSATGVRGISLAKKDVVIGMIVGRANGNVLVVSENGYGKRSEVASYRLTKRGGKGVITMNVTSKTGPVISIKEVSDQDDIVIITEKGLVIRQHVRKIRVMGRNTQGVRLIHLREGDSIADVARVAADQDIDNKNAEIVEPEQ
- the aat gene encoding leucyl/phenylalanyl-tRNA--protein transferase; the protein is MPVIPPEELLGMYAAGIFPMADGRDGPIMLFSPDPRCIIEPEGLHISHSLGKIIRSGRYHIHINRDFEQVMRACAARDDTWISEDIIRSYCALHERGLAHSVEAWRDEQLAGGLYGVSLGGAFFGESMFFTQRDASKVALAALCEQMLRQGMPLLDVQYSTPHLTRLGAFEVSRKNYLARLEQALALPVTFLSETLPAEGEGEN
- a CDS encoding YggS family pyridoxal phosphate-dependent enzyme: MVAERIRHIEKRMADACERAGRSLQEVTLVAVTKTQPPETVNELLQTGILEIGENRVQEYLRKKDALAPHHLHMIGHLQRNKVKYLVGEVAMIHSVDSVDLAKEIDRRSASAGCMTDILLEVNTSGEESKFGFTAETAFAAVNEILPLTSVRLRGLMTVAEFVDDPELVRPAFQRLRALRERIVQEYGNGDMVELSMGMTNDFEVAIEEGATIVRIGSAIFGPRE
- a CDS encoding DivIVA domain-containing protein, which produces MNAETIAGKSFSTVRKGWKPEEVRAYLQLLAEDLVAMIDENGALRAEILQLESQLEHSRELESKVRGMLTEMKAASTKMVGQAEASAAAMSYKVEQERKAILDEARREAAVILRDAERRAERQLMKGNARLESLKEQIDLLETKKLALITRIKSILRSQVDFLSALEQSRGSALRSALTHATSTREGIDAEVVDDIIEQLDQRESEA